The genomic interval CGAGCTGCAGAATCACCACACTCTGGTGCTGACGGCCCTGGATGGCGGTGAACCTCCACGCTCCGCCACTGTGCAGATCAATGTGAAGGTGATCGATTCCAATGACAACAGCCCAGTCTTCGAGGCTCCGTCATACTTGGTTGAACTGCCCGAGAACGCACCACTGGGCACCGTGGTCATTGATTTGAATGCCACAGACGCGGATGAAGGTCCCAATGGAGAAGTGCTTTACTCCTTCAGCAGCTATGTGCCCGACCGCGTGCGGGAGCTCTTCTCCATTGATCCCAAAACTGGCCTGATCCGCGTTAAGGGAAACCTGGACTATGAGGAGAATGGCATGTTGGAGATCGACGTGCAGGCCAGAGACTTAGGACCTAACCCAATTCCAGCCCACTGCAAGGTCACGGTCAAGCTTATCGACCGCAACGACAATGCACCGTCCATTGGTTTCGTCTCCGTGCGCCAGGGGGCGCTGAGCGAGGCCGCCCCACCTGGCACAGTCATCGCCCTGGTTCGGGTCACTGACCGAGACTCAGGCAAGAATGGGCAGCTGCAGTGTCGGGTCCTAGGTGGAGGAGGcactggaggtggaggtggccTCGGGGCACCTGGTTCGGTCCCTTTCAAGCTTGAAGAGAACTATGACAACTTCTACACCGTGGTAACTGACCGTCCACTGGACCGCGAGACACAGGACGAGTACAATGTAACAATAGTGGCCCGGGACGGGGGCTCCCCACCACTCAACTCCACCAAGTCGTTCGCTGTCAAGATTCTGGATGAGAATGACAACCCTCCTCGGTTCACTAAAGGGCTGTATGTGCTCCAAGTACATGAGAACAACATTCCAGGAGAATACCTCGGTTCAGTGCTAGCCCAGGATCCCGACCTGGGCCAAAATGGGACAGTGTCTTACTCCATTCTTCCCTCGCACATCGGCGACGTGTCCATATACACTTATGTGTCTGTGAACCCCACTAACGGGGCTATCTATGCCCTGCGCTCCTTTAACTATGAACAAACGAAGGCTTTTGAATTCAAGGTGCTGGCGAAGGACTCAGGGGCTCCAGCGCACTTGGAGAGCAATGCCACAGTGAGGGTGACAGTGTTAGACGTGAATGACAACGCTCCAGTGATAGTGCTTCCCACTCTACAGAACGACACAGCTGAGCTGCAGGTGCCTCGCAACGCTGGTCTGGGCTATCTGGTAAGCACGGTGCGCGCCCTGGACAGTGACTTTGGAGAGAGCGGGCGCCTCACTTATGAAATTGTGGATGGCAACGATGACCACCTGTTTGAGATCGATCCGTCTAGTGGCGAGATCCGCACGCTGCACCCCTTCTGGGAGGACGTGACCCCCGTGGTGGAGCTTGTAGTAAAGGTGACTGACCATGGCAAGCCCACCCTGTCCGCGGTGGCCAAACTTATCATTCGCTCAGTGAGTGGCTCTCTGCCTGAGGGGGTCCCGCGAGTGAATGGTGAGCAACACCACTGGGACATGTCGCTGCCTCTCATAGTGACTCTGAGCACGATTTCTATCATCCTCCTAGCGGCCATGATCACCATCGCTGTCAAGTGTAAACGGGAAAACAAGGAGATCCGCACTTACAACTGCCGCATAGCCGAGTACAGCCACCCACAGCTAGGCGGGGGGAAgggcaagaagaagaaaatcaacaaaaacgATATCATGCTGGTGCAGAGCGAGGTGGAGGAGAGGAACGCCATGAACGTCATGAACGTGGTGAGCAGTCCCTCCCTGGCCACCTCCCCTATGTACTTCGACTACCAAACCCGCCTGCCCCTCAGCTCGCCCCGGTCAGAGGTGATGTATCTTAAGCCAGCCTCCAACAACCTGACTGTCCCGCAGGGGCACGCAGGCTGCCACACCAGCTTCACCGGACAAGGGACTAATTCGAGCGAGACCCCTGCCACTCGGATGTCCATAATTCAGGTAGGAGACTTTTAGAATAAAGGGCCCTTCACTCGAAAGCTCTTGGTGGTGCTGTCCTGACACCTTTGAATAAAGGAAAGCGAAATGGCCAGCAGCAATGTGTGAGGGGTGGGGAATACTTAACTGAaaatggctcacacctgtgacccTGTGTGCACACCATTTCCTATACAGATTCCCTCCCGTGTAAATAGTTAAACTACATGCCATACCTCTACTTCacgtttaaagtttatttttacacatttcaAAGTGACAGCAACAGtcaatattttaactttattctATTTGCAGGACTACATTTCTTTCCATAACAGGATTACCAtagtagaaaaacaaaagttaattttctttaatgagtTTTATTcgattaaaacattttatgttaatAAGAAGTTCATATGCCAAATTGAAGTTAACTTCTTGAGTACAGAAAAATCACCATGTCAGTACTCTAGGCTGTGAATCAATTTGCACAAAGTTTCACTTTCTGAGGAATTAGTTTTATACTCTGAAGGTGTTTTAGGGACATGATCTCCATTTATTCCTCTTCTGAACATTCATCTGAAGCTTTGAAAGTGTGAATCACATTGTAAAGTACTTTATACTAGTTAGGCATAGTGATCAGAAAAGATCTTTGAAAAGAATTTCTTTAGTCTTAGGGTTTTCCTGTGAGTTTCATGTAGTCATTAAGAAATGAAGAATCTACCCCCGAAGACCACTTTTATGCTATAGATGACAGGGGATTAAATTGCAGTGAATCTCACATTATTTTTTTTGAACAGTGTTTATTTTCAGGGTCTCTACAAATATCAGGGTCTCTACACACatgataaatataaatgaaaacaaatccatTGCCAAAAGCATAGACTTTGATTCATTAAAAAGATGACTGTGCTGTGCTGGTTCAGTCAacttctagttttatttattcaccactgagctgtgctacataaaaaattaattactggTTATCATAATATTTATAACATGTGTTGTTACAAATTTCTCTGAACAAGCAGTGTCCAATGTTTGCAGCTCAGCATAAACATAAGTGACACTTGAGGGGGAAGTTTAGTTTGAAGTAAATGAGTAGTTACTTGTCCACATCACTGTGCGTTGAAAAGCTTGTCTCAGTAAAGTCACagtttttcaaatgtttcttaaCCCTGCTAATATAAACCACCCATGTCCTAatgtcaaaagaaaatatttcctgtgaCAGGAGAGTGTCTATATGAACAAGACTCAACAAGTTTCATGGTATTGACTTATAAAGTATCAAATTCCACTTTGCACAGCATTCACTCGGTAAGAGCAATCTTGTAATCATAgatttaaagtttatattaaacATGAAAGAAATTCTCAACTATAAAAACTTGGCTTCTAAAAATGTCTTCCTGTAATTGCATGAAGTTGATATTCATGACCACTAACGTCTCTAGAGAGGGGATTATGATAAGATGTTGATAGATGTGCTGCAGTCATCTTGCAAATGTTTTGTAAGCCTGTGCTACATTTATGCCACCGACAGAGTTGTCACAAAAGGCTAATTAATCGTTAAGCATCTACCTTAAGTGTTGTGAGTTGATTGCCCATCTAGCCGCAGCATTAAAAGGAAACCATAAAATCAAGTCGACACAGTGAAATCCTCAGCAAGTGTGTCTTCTTATTTAGACTAGTGATGATCACTCCTGATTAGAAATATCCAGAATTCTGGAGAGATGTGgtgtttatcctgtattaagcATGTTGCCTCGAAGCTGTTCATTTGTGATCTACAATAGTGGTGGTTCCTCTCACCCATCCTAAAACTCAAGTCAGGAAAATCACATACCATCCAACTCTTCCCAATTTAAGCCCAAAGCAAAAGACTGCCTTGGTATGCTTTTACTTCCAAAATGTTAATCCATTTCACCAAAGTACAAAATGGGCTTTAGTTTCAGTTTGTAATTCCCTTCCCCCCAAAGTGTCTCATTTTCCTATGTTTactgctgtctttaaaaaaaaaaaaattcaacttaaaCAGCTACCATTTTTCCCTCATCTTCCTTTTGcaatactttaaaagttcagtTATAGAATTCTGATAAATTAACCTCATtggaaatgtaccacatttaTCTTGGTTATTTTATGATTAAACTGTAATAAATTAGCTAGTTTCTATgcccttctttccctttccttttccctcagcAATTGTGCTGCAGCACACATGCTCAAGTGGAATGGTGAAAGTCGGCAGGAATTCCATAATCTTGTAGCAAGCTCATTTGTTAACATGTGCATAATTCAGCCTGTAAAGTAAATATGCTATTAacttcatgtgttttttcttatgGTATACTATTATTCCACAAAATCAAGTTGGATCCACAGCTAGTAGCACTGATTCAGCTTTATTTTCCAGGATCCTGCATGGGGATTTGAAAGTGCATGGTATACCATTCTAAAATGTGTTAAACTTTCATAACTATGCTGCAATACCATTGCACAATAAGGTGATATAAAATATAGGAACCTGGGACTATAATCCTCACATTACAGCTAAAGTTAAAACTGGTTTCAGTGTGCAAGTGCTTGGGCTGCACACTGTTTCAATACAGGTACATATCTATTAACATAGATTTGtggaaaaagattttatttttattaaattctgcCGATTTATCTAAGCAAAATCAGGCTATAAAGTGTTTAGGTAATAGATATTTGACTAGAATATCTGTAATAGCATAGGAATTATTCTACTACATTAAATTACAgtgtaatgttttatttattataaggtATAGGAGTTATACTGAAAATAGGAACAGATTTTGAAGTAGACAAGGTAGACTATCACATAAACTTATAAGAGCATTTCATATTGGAGACATTTCTGTATGTAATGTTTTGTGTGGTGAACTTGTAGGTTCGCACTTGTGATATCATCAGTAGGGAGGCAACGGCAAGAAAtaagtcagaagttcaaagtcactcttGGTTACACAGAGAGGCCAACCTGATATACATGTGCCCCTGCCtcagtaaaacaaagcaaaacaacaaagaaagtaaaGTTTCAGGCAACTCCACAACAGGTGTTTTCAGTGAAATCCTCAttgaggagaagggagaagccTGGGAATACTGATGATAGgattttttggcttttgttttgttttaatgtctgTGTTGCCCCACAGTACCTACTGCAGTCAGTTTCAGTGTAGTGTCATCAATGAAAGGGTAATAACCCAGGaaaattatttcctaaaataaagtttaaaaagtacaCTTTTACACATCAACTTTACAAAGTCACTCCTATTTACTTCAGAGTCCTCATGAAGAGccataaaattttttcaaaatatgtacATGAGGCTCATAGACATAGCATATGCCAAACACAATATATTGAATATAAATGAACTACATAAGGATATGAAAGGCGCCTAGAGCAAACCCAAATATATAAAAGTGAGGTTGGATTGTAAAGAAGTAAGCTGCCATAGATAAGGAACTAACTGTATTTTAGTAAAGATGAAAGCTAAAGTGTCTCTTATAATGAAATTTTCCACTGAGTGTCTTCATTCCCATTTCTCTAACACAGAAGGTTCTTGTCTGTAGAAACCTGGTCAAAGGAGTTCCGAAGACCACACAAAATCTTCCCCAgtttatacttttttaaattaatgctttCAGCAACAGGAGCACAGAATAAGCATGCTTGGTGTCAATTCAAATTTGGAGAATCTTTGCTACAATTTTTATGCTAAGGTGCTACCTGACTACTCTCAGGATTCATCACCCTCCACAAAGTACATCATCCTTTCTAATGAGGATTATGTTGGATTGATCAGGAAAGGAATGACATTGTCAGACTGCATGTTTCTTGGGGTATTTTTGCTCTTTCCCCTTTTGTTTCCACTCAAAGATTATTGAAAACATAGAAGGATTAACTTCTACTTTagttatcaaattaaaaaaaaaaatacatgaagcaATCTAAAATTCAGCCTAGCACATTAGTTGTTTGGAATTTCTTCGGCAgggcatttaattttatttaaagttcCAAACTTATTTTTTTGTTCCTATTAAAAAGCTAATATTATTCTTAGCTGTATTTGTTATGTGGACATTTCTCCTTCAATATAAACCTGTGTTCATGTCTATTGAACAACAAAGTAAAACTTACTATAAAACTGAGAgccacagaattttatttttaatataggtGACATACAAGCTCTTCATAGATTATGAACTTTATTACCCACTAGCCtcaaattttcaacaaaatttacaaaataacagCCAGGTCATTCTTGATCATCCTCACATTGAGATGAAAActttttagggtttttaaaattgtagaagtaatacaatgtttttattttatttcacttatgtGGACGCATTATTTCAGTATATTGTAGTACATAGACACTTATATCAAggattttgaaattatattctcAGAATCTTTTcctatgaaaaaaatctatgttatCAGAGAAAAATATACCCTAAAATtcttatttctacttttaaaatttagttacAAAATAgttcatattctttaaaaaagaaaataacttaatAATATTGTTCACTCACAGAAAGTTCTGTCTATAGAATTAGTTTGCAATAGATGATGTGTATCATATCCATGTCTTTACAGTGCCTAGAAATGATTTTATATGtgaatttaaaatagtttctccTAAAGTAACACCCAGCAATCATCTCAGGTAAAGAATTAaggaatatacatattttaatggagaaaacattcaaaatttGGGGTGACATTTAGTGCTGTTTTTAACTGCAGTATTTTTACTGTATCATGAAACAGCACTATTGTCATGCATGAGATCTGAAATTTCTCATCGTTAGTGCTGCTTATGTAATATAGTGCAACAGAAATGCATATGGGAACATAAAGGTTAGAAGCTTAAAAATATCTGAAGATTTATTAAAACTAATACTTTACTTGTTTTTAGTAAAGTTGGCCTGCCTATGtttattaaaacataaagaaataaacgTTTTGGGAATAGTagttgtgtatatacatatgtttacatTTAGCTATGCATATGAATATATTCAGTAccaaatatgtatgtaaatacgCAAGCACAAATACAtcattttagaaattttaattcaaagcGATTCACTTTTTAGATAACAACCCATActtatattttcctttgaaatctgTTAAACATGGTAATTTTGAGCTCATATggacattaaaaaatgtaaaaacaaatgtCAGGTAAATGTCTGATACTTTGGGGACTGGTGGGATGGCTCgaaacattaaaaacatatgGTGTAAGGTTGATGATGAAAGACCAAGAGGAAGAAGTCCCTACAGCTGGGCTCGGGCCAGTGAGGAAATGAAACTTAACTCCCTGATGCAGAGAAGTTTTGCAATACACTCAATAGTGGGTACATTCTTACAAATGCACCCACTAATTACAACATTAGTCATTGTTCCAGAATGTATTCCCCTAGGTAATACGTCTGTTTAATAAATCCCGCAGGGCATTACCTTAAAGTCATATTTTAGTAAGGCATTCGTGAAGTGATTTCTTTGGATTAAATTCCTTCAACCAATGATGTATAATTGTTAGTGAGTAGCATACTGTTCATTTTTTACGTATCATCTTGAAGATAGCGTGACTTCTGCCACCCACTTACAAGACATTTTCGAAGTTCATCAGACCTACACTAATCTATTGTCAACCTATTTTAGTAAAGGAGACTTTGACATGAATTCCCCTCAATGGCAGCATACAGTATTTTACAGCAAGTCATAGCTTTCACCGCTAGCTTTGACAGTGATGTATTGCTATCCTTTGGTCTCTAGAAATAAATCATCTATAATAAAGAAGTCCTTAATGGCATCAACATTCTTGCTGTGACTAAGCAGAAATATGCTCCTGCTTCACTGCTACTGCAGAGGAATCAGTTCAGCATTTTTAAGGTGTAGCATAAAAGAACAACTCGCAGCAAGATATAAATGCAAGTTGCAGTTTTTATGAGAGGCACGTTCCACTTCCATGCACTGTATTCTGTGATAGACTATGAAATTGGTTTTCAGGCAGCGTTTGAGAGAATCTGTTGATATACATGTGACACAGTATTGTTTGTTCTGGTCATAGTGACATTCTGATTACTGGGGTTTGTCCGCCTTGCTCTGGATCTATTCCAGGCAGTTTTATTGTAGTGAAATGGTTCTTATGGTTCACTGAACATCTAGCATAACTATGCTGAATATGATTGGCAcgtttgcatatatttatttaaaaataaggcagTTAAACAGCGTAATTATGAGAAAATGAATCATGACAATAAAAGACTATTTAAGTTTACAAGCTTTGtgatcaaagaataaatacaggttggagaaaataaaactttatatgtAACTAATCTACATAAATATACTTTGGTTTGATTAGAGGAAtggaatatattaaaatacttaaataattttagaaatgcattttactcaggcatttaaaaatattttagatccatgctatcttattttctttatatttaaattacatgAAATAATTTCTTCAACCATATTACTGTTATATAAAATTGGTATGGTAAAGGTAATATCATTTTAAAGATCCTACTTGGTTCTAAAAAATACTCTGCCTAAACAgcatttaatactttttaaacttgtaatgtctttattgatttttaattactGGAACCCATTAAAGGTACAATTTAAGTGACAATTTCTTGTTTACTTCCTTTATCAGCTAAAAGCAGTCTTTGTTGGGTGTAAAAGTCAaagcttttaaaatgaatttcaagaTTCAGAAGGATACAATGACAATTGTTAGGTAGAAATTTACTGATGTTTGCGAACATTAGTTTTATGCTTATAAATCATGTGAATTCATGTGTAGATGTTATCTTTACATTCTGAAATGTCCCAGTGCTATTTCAGTAGCACTTTAAGGCAACTGAACTTGAGTAACTCACATCCTCTACATAAATGTGATGCTTTATACATCTTTCATCTTTATATTCATGTAAAAGTTTGAAACATTGTTCATATATAAGTTATAAGATATGCActtatattttttttactaaGCTATTAATAATCCTATGAAGGCATGCAATTTTAATATCCTCCAGTGAAAATCAACCCAAAGTTAAAGTTTGATTTTATCctaaattttgatttttgtataCTTGTACAAAATGGAAATGTAAAGCTATTTACTATTTAGAAGGAGTCAGGCATCATAAAGCTTTCTTACACTTATAACCCAAATCTAGACAAGGTCTTAGGAAATTCCTTAAATTACTTTTCCATTGTTAATTCTTCAACTATTTTTAGATTTTGACACTATAGGTTTTCACACCTATGATATAACTATGTTTTCAAATCATAGTTCTCAATATAAAATACCTTTGCTAGAGCTCTTTACTTTTCAATCAGCTTATTCTTTTACACTGCACTAAGATTATTATATGACTGaatattttatgctattttatttcttccagtaGTAGAAAAAGAGGTTATAGAATTGAGCTGCttttaatacagaaaataaatagtttaaCCACATGTACAAGTTGGTACTATGGGCTTCTTACCTGTGCTTTTATTTCAGTAGGTGACACaacattaaaataagaaattagaaGTTTTGAGAAAGCTGTTTCCTATAAGATTACCAAAAActtaacaagaaaaatattttcacttttctgttttgGAAGTGAATATAATTggcttttttattgaaaaatagagTTATTTTCTAGCTCATGCCAACATTCCTTTATGATACATATTTCCTAGCTATTAATCACACAAATCTTCtcgcaatttttaaaatgggtttgTTTGATTTCTATAGTTAGATTGTTACAAGTAGAATAAGATGTCATCTGAATGTTACTCATCTTTCTTCAGACACACAGGCCTTGATTTCTAGCCTAGTTTGCAGATTTTTCATGTACTTAGGAAAGTTTGTCCAAGATAAACTCATTGCACCAAGAACAAACATAAGAGGAATCATAAGTCACCCTGAATTACATAGAAAATCATGTCCACATACTTTTAAGCAAAATATTTGgcagtttgctttattttattattattatttgaatctTTACATGGCCTTAAGTTGTAGAAACAGCCAAACCTATTGTCTCATATGGTAATCTGTCCTTATTACTTCAAAAATCTGTGATTTATAGCTCAAGTTCaaatataatattcatatatacacatgatatatatatatatatatatatatatatatatatatatatgaattttagtAGGCATAGAACATGACAAAGTGTGATATTCCTCTGTAATATCAGAAAACAGTTAAACTATTCTATGGAATTAGGTTATTTTTAGAGTAATATGTATGATTGTTGAGGGCAGATGTATATGAAAATAGCAAACAGTTCAATATCAATTCATAGACTGATGTAATCCTCTCTAACCTTGCACTTTTAATAATGGCACATCATAGTCAGTAATTATTAGCTGTGCTTAGGtcctgacctttggaagaaaactGCTATTTATCCTTAGACGATAATAAATTTGGAAAGAAGACGATAATCCTTTTCAACAAACTATCAGTGCAATTTTGTAGTTATTACCAGAGGCCTGTTCTGAGATGTCCTCCTGATATAAGATGTGCCTCATAACAAATACCCGActagtgaaaaacaaagaaaagatgaggaatacatttaatacttttttttttctgatttttagcAATAGactttccatattttttaaataatcaagacAATTACACAGTAATTTGGGTTAAAATACATGCCCAGTTCCCCATCTTAAAACCCAATTTGTTACCACCTGTGgctatttctattaaaaaaaaaagagagagagagagagagagaaacataattACTATGAGTCTCAGCAGTCTTAGAGTAAATTTTTGCAATTACAATACCTCCCTTGGGCAGATGTGTGAAAATCGTAGATTAATTCCTACCaggatttttctcttccttttgcatTTTTAGGTTTGGTGTCTCCTTCTTATTAGAATGGGTGTTTGCTCTAGGTAAAGGTTATGCCAGTGTTTCTGTAGTAAATCTCTAGAAATAAAGATTCACAAATCAGCCATTAAATTTTTGCCCTAGGCAAAAAACTATCATGTAACAACTCACCAAAGGAGTGGATACTATTTTCCATTACTGTCCTCCATGGCCTGAGTTAAGCTTGAAGTAAAACAGTAAGAATATTTGTCTGTCCTGAGAGACAGAATGACAACGTACCTAAGTGATTAGAATCTGTGGaagtaattttattctatgtttgGTTCCAAAGCTACCTGAAGCCTAAgaatttaaaagatattaaaactTGAGAATTAACAAATCCTCCTTTTCTATCCATCCCTTTTCTGTGGTCGTGGTAGTGCCATGTAAATGCTGCTCTTGATTAGCAACTAATTGATGTACACATAGCTAGTGAATTCTTTCCAATTTCAATGGTGTTAAATGCACGGACCAGTGTTTCAACTATATAATATTAAGATTCAATAAATTTTTCTTATCTAGGTAGAAgaataccacattttattttttattactgtatttGAAAAAGCCCAAAGCAGTGTGTGTtatattatatacacaaatacatatacattctATGTaatgaaataagaacatttttactTAAGAAGTTTTTATTATGAACCATCACTTATATGCTACAGACTGAACAATTGTCAGtctaaaatacatatgtataatcatatacatatgaacataaACTGTATATATGGGTAGATATGAAAATAATGCCCTACTGGTAAATAATTTGAGGGCAATATATTTTGACAAATTTGCATTTATAATTGGTGCCTTTTAAATACGAGCAATAAGATATTATGCTGATATGATGCAAGTTCATAGAGAAAAATAGCTGTTCAAGGTTTGTACTTCTTATTAGCATCAAGCTTTCTCAGTATTCctttatactatatatatagtttacatatatacacatgcatatgtatatggcATTCAAAGAGAAAATAGTGCTGATTGTggcttatttaaatatttcttattctttgCAATGGTTTACACATCATTACAATTAGGTTATTCAGGTGTTATATGAATTTTCTAAATCTGTCTCATCAACgtctaataaattaataatgtgaaataatcactttgtttatattttgaggtACTTACACACAAATACCTtccaaaacaatttttataagaTGAAGTAATGGTTAAACCATaatttctatttgtatttgttgAGATATAATTTTAtcgtttattattttttaaatgttttctgtcaTTTGATAACATCAACAGAACACTACATTGCCATCATCaagtatgtataaaataaactcacAAAAATGTTCACAATATTCAGAAACTGTTTGACTATATAGGTGCTAAAGCAATTTATATACCTACCCAAAAAAGAATTTATAGGATTATGATGCTCCCTATTTTCATATTGTTACTGAACT from Acomys russatus chromosome 18, mAcoRus1.1, whole genome shotgun sequence carries:
- the Pcdh17 gene encoding protocadherin-17 isoform X2, which produces MYLSICCCFLLWAPALTLKNLNYSVPEEQGAGTVIGNIGKDARLQPGLPPPERGSGSGRSKSGSYRVLENSAPHLLDVDADSGLLYTKQRIDRESLCRHNAKCQLSLEVFANDKEICMIKVEIQDINDNAPSFPSDQIEMDISENAAPGTRFPLTSAHDPDAGENGLRTYLLTRDDHGLFALDVKSRGDGTKFPELVIQKALDRELQNHHTLVLTALDGGEPPRSATVQINVKVIDSNDNSPVFEAPSYLVELPENAPLGTVVIDLNATDADEGPNGEVLYSFSSYVPDRVRELFSIDPKTGLIRVKGNLDYEENGMLEIDVQARDLGPNPIPAHCKVTVKLIDRNDNAPSIGFVSVRQGALSEAAPPGTVIALVRVTDRDSGKNGQLQCRVLGGGGTGGGGGLGAPGSVPFKLEENYDNFYTVVTDRPLDRETQDEYNVTIVARDGGSPPLNSTKSFAVKILDENDNPPRFTKGLYVLQVHENNIPGEYLGSVLAQDPDLGQNGTVSYSILPSHIGDVSIYTYVSVNPTNGAIYALRSFNYEQTKAFEFKVLAKDSGAPAHLESNATVRVTVLDVNDNAPVIVLPTLQNDTAELQVPRNAGLGYLVSTVRALDSDFGESGRLTYEIVDGNDDHLFEIDPSSGEIRTLHPFWEDVTPVVELVVKVTDHGKPTLSAVAKLIIRSVSGSLPEGVPRVNGEQHHWDMSLPLIVTLSTISIILLAAMITIAVKCKRENKEIRTYNCRIAEYSHPQLGGGKGKKKKINKNDIMLVQSEVEERNAMNVMNVVSSPSLATSPMYFDYQTRLPLSSPRSEVMYLKPASNNLTVPQGHAGCHTSFTGQGTNSSETPATRMSIIQTDNFPAEPNYMGSRQQFVQSSSTFKDPERASLRDSGHGDSDQADSDQDTNKGSCCDMSVREALKMKTTSTKSQPLEQEPEECINCTEECRVLGHSDRCWMPQFPAANQAENADYRTNLFVPTVEANVETETYETVNPTGKKTFCTFGKDKREHTILIANVKPYLKAKRALSPLLQEVPSASSSPTKACIEPCTSTKGSLDGCEAKPGALAEASSSYLPTDSQYLSPSKQPRDPSFMASDQMARVFADVHSRASRDSSEMGAVLEQLDHPNRDLGRESVDAEEVVREIDKLLQDCRGNDPVAVRK
- the Pcdh17 gene encoding protocadherin-17 isoform X1 encodes the protein MYLSICCCFLLWAPALTLKNLNYSVPEEQGAGTVIGNIGKDARLQPGLPPPERGSGSGRSKSGSYRVLENSAPHLLDVDADSGLLYTKQRIDRESLCRHNAKCQLSLEVFANDKEICMIKVEIQDINDNAPSFPSDQIEMDISENAAPGTRFPLTSAHDPDAGENGLRTYLLTRDDHGLFALDVKSRGDGTKFPELVIQKALDRELQNHHTLVLTALDGGEPPRSATVQINVKVIDSNDNSPVFEAPSYLVELPENAPLGTVVIDLNATDADEGPNGEVLYSFSSYVPDRVRELFSIDPKTGLIRVKGNLDYEENGMLEIDVQARDLGPNPIPAHCKVTVKLIDRNDNAPSIGFVSVRQGALSEAAPPGTVIALVRVTDRDSGKNGQLQCRVLGGGGTGGGGGLGAPGSVPFKLEENYDNFYTVVTDRPLDRETQDEYNVTIVARDGGSPPLNSTKSFAVKILDENDNPPRFTKGLYVLQVHENNIPGEYLGSVLAQDPDLGQNGTVSYSILPSHIGDVSIYTYVSVNPTNGAIYALRSFNYEQTKAFEFKVLAKDSGAPAHLESNATVRVTVLDVNDNAPVIVLPTLQNDTAELQVPRNAGLGYLVSTVRALDSDFGESGRLTYEIVDGNDDHLFEIDPSSGEIRTLHPFWEDVTPVVELVVKVTDHGKPTLSAVAKLIIRSVSGSLPEGVPRVNGEQHHWDMSLPLIVTLSTISIILLAAMITIAVKCKRENKEIRTYNCRIAEYSHPQLGGGKGKKKKINKNDIMLVQSEVEERNAMNVMNVVSSPSLATSPMYFDYQTRLPLSSPRSEVMYLKPASNNLTVPQGHAGCHTSFTGQGTNSSETPATRMSIIQTDNFPAEPNYMGSRQQFVQSSSTFKDPERASLRDSGHGDSDQADSDQDTNKGSCCDMSVREALKMKTTSTKSQPLEQAFPTLLSFAILTLHTITTRLQSVDPLPPEPEECINCTEECRVLGHSDRCWMPQFPAANQAENADYRTNLFVPTVEANVETETYETVNPTGKKTFCTFGKDKREHTILIANVKPYLKAKRALSPLLQEVPSASSSPTKACIEPCTSTKGSLDGCEAKPGALAEASSSYLPTDSQYLSPSKQPRDPSFMASDQMARVFADVHSRASRDSSEMGAVLEQLDHPNRDLGRESVDAEEVVREIDKLLQDCRGNDPVAVRK